The Hevea brasiliensis isolate MT/VB/25A 57/8 chromosome 9, ASM3005281v1, whole genome shotgun sequence nucleotide sequence attcataccttaaacatcatttctagccactctaaattcattacaacaatcaaactcatccttccttagggctgccgaaaattgaagatactctaacatatatgatttacttcaaattcttacaatttcttaacttaaaatgatgctctagcaaggattaaaggagtgagaatgaaagtatagcactaacctcacttaggagcttttcaaaagctcaaattcttcactttcttctcttcttcttactatcaatcttcttctcaaggtgaaataattaatttttgtacttcgagggtagggaaatatggtgaaaatgatggaaatctaaagcttgaaaaagctttaatggagggtggctatgggactaggtTTCGGCTGCAATGGGAAAGAGGGATGGCTActgcatttttttgttattttggtcttctattagtctcttttatttgttagtcaaatagttgcttaattgtgattggttggtaattttaaatgacatcacaatgatgtcataaataagtctttttcccattttcttttcttttctccactactcattttcaatttaatttctagtaatgtttattcatattttatgtcatattaattatttactcaactggacaagtcggccaaaaatcacctctgaaggcgaaatgaccaaaatgccctccgtttggcttaacgggtcaaaattgtctgtaccgattgaaaaatttttctaggtattttcttggcattctaatgccatgtgaacctcaataacccttttctggagtcccaaaaattattttataattttttccccgggtctagggctcctcgttgcgagaaccgcaacttccctctggttacccatcgctagggcaccggctcgtttaatttggttgtattttatttctaaaatttttactaaatttttcttattaatatttgagttaattatggttcctgactttagtttaaatatttttccggatattctagctgtccggaccgacactggtcaccggaatagtaggatgtacgaagtggttaccgggagggtgttacattcacaATTGCATAATAATACTGCACTTATATTTTAGTCACATTCATATTTTGAGAAGAATTCAGTTTTCATTAGATAATTATTCATATTAACACGTATTTATTTACGTTaacattaatatttaatataaaaattcaaaatgaaaTTTAATGAGTATTCTATGATAACACACCACAACAAAGGTtagaattaacaaaaaaaaaaatttacaacaGCTTTAACTTTACTGCTTATAAAGTTAATattcaataataatataaattattgttgTTAATAGTACATAAAAAATATGTAGCAACAATTATTATTcctattgaaaattttttatagcaATATAATTATTGTTATCAATGCCATTTTTTTCAGCAActataaattttattatgaaatacctattattataattttacaataataatatgtaataatttatatattgctGTTATATACTAATTTAGCCGCAAAAATTTGAGCTGTTAAACATATAACGATCATTAatacaaaaaggaaaaaaaaaaggtttttctTACAAGTTCTATAatcttattttaatatttaaaaaaattacggATAAATTTGTCTTTTTAAGTGAAAGATTGTCCACCGTTTTTAATAAGTCCATTGTATACtactatattattaaatattaaaaataaatccttattatttaataatattattattaaaagtcAATAAAAAACTAAAtctcattaattattttaaatcaatatatttaaataaaataaaaatatcataaaattttaaaaacaataatttatcaaaaataaaaaaataaaaaaaacatccatatataatatttaaaatttaatagaatTATGTTGTAATAATATTTGCATGGAATTATAAGTATTTGATGTCATAtttgtataataaaattttacaaatataatggaGATAAAACACTATCTAATGGatagtaataaataaataaagagtgTTATCCTGAACTGctgaacatatatatataaaggtgATATTTTATAAATGGCGATAAGTTGGCACAGGAGAGAATACAAAGTGGAATTGCTGCAAGGGATTACATATGAATGATAGATCCTTTACAACATTTGCTGCCAATATGTGCAACCTGATTACAAACTCATCTCACAAAATAAAATGAGATGTCATAAAAAAAACTGAGTCAAATGTAAGACACCATAGACGATTCCATTGATTTCAGTAAGAGCTGCAATGCCTTTAAGCAAGTGTAGGTGATGTGTTACATGATGACATAACATACGAGGCCCATCAACTAGATCTAAAAATAAGCTTATTATTTTGTTTACTTGTATTCAGAATTAAAGAAATTGAGCTGAACTTGACAAGTTCATGAGACATATAAAATGGATGTAAACTAAAATGTTTGGACTCAagttaaaataaagataataGGCTAATTATGAAGAAAATAAGCCCATAAGTGTGTAAAAGGcctttatttattatttgaaattgaccaagtcaaaaaaaTCAGAAAGAGATTGAAATATCTTTCAATTAAGGAAGGAAATAAGGTTGAAGAGTCACCAAATCTCCTCAAATTCGTGCATCACTCTATGAGCAGATTTCTGAAGTATTTTTTCTaaaaaattcaatattatttcCTATTTAGAAGACTATTCAAACTTCCTATTTAGTAaacttgttatttttcttttatagtgTTTGTAATTAACCTATATAAAGGTCAACTCTTGTAAGCTCAAAGcattttgaattttaataaataacaagTGCTGTTTTTTCTTTCTTATCAAACATTATTTGTTTGTGGCGAAGTCTTGATTTATCACAAGAGTTCATTGTGTGGCGTATTCATTGGGATTATAATTTTTGTGGCGAGATTACTCTTATCAAATTTTACGTTCAATAATTATCTTcttatttttgtcttttattactgttgcatcttaaatcataaaataccaaaaagaaatcatttcttttttttagtTAAAATTGATTTTAATGTTATATTGCTTAATTTTTACTTATTCTTATTCCTCGATTTGTTCCagaagtattttttatttttttattactaattaattttattttctcttttcgcAAGGCACATTAGTAGAAGCACTTGTGAATCATCCCTGAAAGGGTAATAAATAAAGTGATGAATATTACTAAAACTCGAAGTAGGAGTTGCGATAGGaatgtggtttttttttttttttcattaatgaCTGTTTTTCAACAAAACAAGGATAATTAATCCTAGTCAAAAGTAATCTTTTTcaagtaataaaaatattttaattaaattatatagctTCAGAAGTTATAATACTTGTATGATTTTTGATAATTTATTTAATAGGTATATTATTTGTAgttatttaacttatattatataataaaaattttaatttataaaatgaaaATATTAGTATTCATATATCATATTTGgactattttatttataatattttaattgataaaagtattatattttattaattttatttttttttaattttttaaattaattttaattaaaatcgcATATGGTTGTAATAATTCATTATTATGATCatgataatttaatattatagaatgaaagaaattaatatattataataatattgtaTCATATATAAAAGATTAACAAATTACGCATGAAAAAAGAGCAACGAGTATATTATTAAATAACAAGTAACGGTGTGTGCATATAACAATTATTCGTCTTAAAATAAATTGGAAATCGCGGCTGGGTCGGATGGTTTCAGCCAATAATTAATGGCCGAGTATAGGCTGGTCGAGTTTTAGCATGCACAAGCAGCTTAAGGCCAGGctaaaaagtttatttacataggAGTTACGTTATAATACATCAATGGTTAAAAATGAATTCAAGTATCAAACTTATATTCttttaatttgaatcaaaacTTGCAATCGAGAAAATTGCAGTGTTACTCTtaactaaaattttgaaattatatgATTTGTTTGGTTGCCAAGAATTCACTGTTTGCGCTACATGCATCTACAGCCAACTGAAAATATTTCTCCTCATAGCCCATGAATGGGCTTTTCTTTCTGAATTGGTAATCCTGAATAATTCGCTGCAGCTCTGCTTATACGCGAACATGAGTTTCAGAGCCATTGCGTCTCTTGTCGTCATTTCGGCCTACGGTTGCATTTCACTCCCCAACTCCCCATCAGTTGGCAAATTCCTACTCCCTGCTGAGTTTCTCATACAAtgaagcttcattttctctctttaaaAATCACAAAATTTCTGAAGGGTCCCTCTCCTCATAGGCTTTCATCCCCCTGAACATGCACGGCAGTTAAACACTGAAGAAAATTTTGTGATATGCAATCACATCTCCATTCACATATGACCATAAAGGCATGCAAAGAAACCTTTATTTATCCACATAACCCCCAGCAAAGGCTGTGAATAGTCTTATGTTTCCTTAAATAAGGATTACACACGTTAGTTATGAATTCTCGACATTGATTCAGGTACCATTCACCGTCCGCAAGAGAATGCACGGTTAAACCAAAatacaaacaaacaaacaaacaaaccaACCAACCAGAACAGAGGTCGCCCTGATCCTAGCAGACGTGCAACTGGAATGGACGTTTATATGTGCATTTAATATATCCATATATATGTCAATATCAGAGACCGTCAAAATATCATCCTTGCTACTCAAGGAGTGGCAACGTTCTCCTTCGCAAGAGGAACGATTTCCTCCCCTTCAATGCCAGGATCACTGCCAGCAACCTCCAGGCTCAGGAGCATTTTCTCCCACAATCTGGCTGGTCCCTGCATTCAACCAAAATGCATTTCGATTTTCAAGTTCAGAACTGAAAACATTTACTTCTCTTTCAAAATGCTACCATCCGTGTTATTAAAACTCAAGTCATGGGTTAGCTAAAACTGCGAGAGATATGAGCCTCCTAGATGCCTAGTAATGTACACACCTTCCATGAAAGATCTTGGGCCATGCAATTCAGGATCACTTCTCTTAAAGCAGCAGTGGCATAAGTGGCAAGGGCTCTTGCGACAGTTTTAACTACTGCAGCTACATCTTCTGGATCAACTCTGTCACACTGGAAAATATCCCATTGGGGAGTCTCATTGCTTCAGTATTTACACAAGAAAAGAATAAAATGGCTAGAGCAATCGCCTCCTTACTTACCTCAGGGTGGAAGGCTCCCATGTGGAATCCCGTGTAACCTTCTTTAACAGTATCAACGAGACCACCAGTAGAAGCAACAATTGGAACCTGCGCCAAAATTAGTAGATGTTTACAGTCATTAACTGCTATGCATTGTCATTCCAGCAAGTGATAAGAAAATCCATGCCATCAGTCAAGGATTAAAATCAGGATGGTTGCTACTGAAAGGAAGACGAATGTTTAAAGCGCATTACTGTTCCATATCGCATAGCATGCAACTGAATCAGACCACAGGGCTCAAATCTACTTGGGATCAACATAAAGTCAGCACCAGCTATGATCATGTGCGCCAAGGGGACATTGAATTTTGCCACTCCTCTAGCCTTGTCAGGGTACAATACCTCCAGCTGTTCAATCTGCTTCTCAAAGCTCTTTTTGCCAGTTCCCTAAAGAGAAGAACAGATCATATCATCAAACACTCTGCACGTCACAACATGAGCTATGACATTCTTAATTGTGATACTTACAAGGATTACTATCTGCACATTGTGTTTCACCAATTGCGAAATAGCTGCAACAAGAATATCTGAACCTTTCTGCTCTTCTAATCTACCAATGAAGCCTATCAAAGGAATATCCCTGCCAACAGGTAATCCAACTTCTGCTTGAAGGGCTTCCTTCAACAAAGGTTTTGCATCCATAACCTGAACAATAAAATCCCATTATTCACCATCTTTTGCCATTGATTACGTATTGATTGTGAACTTCAATTTACAGCAAGGCACTTACAGTTGTGGCATCGTAGTTGATGCCAATATATTTATCTGCAGCAGGATTCCACTCCTGGACATCCATACCATTTACAATACCGCTAATGCCAGTTCTACGAACGATGTTATCCAGCTCCACGCCTCTTTCAACTCCAGAAATAAGCTCCTGGGCATAGTATGGGCTCACAGTCAAAACCCTGTCTGATTCCAATATTCCAGCCTTCATCCAATTGATTTTCCTTCCCCTAATAGGCTTGTCATACCTACCAAGAGCAAAGCCTTTCAACATTCGGCAAGAGAAGTAATTCAAGAAACCCATAAATCAATAGATATTGGAATCATATTGGCAAGACCAACTGCTCTGAAAAATCATACCCATCGATAAAGTCAAAAGAGCTCTTGAATTTATCGGGCAAATTGAGTAGTGGGAAGTCTGAGAAGGCAAATCTGCCCTGATATGCCACGTTGTGGATGCAAAAAGCAACCTACCATCAAATTGACAAAAACAAACAATCTGTAACCCCCCAAATGACACTTACAAGTATGCCATAATCATATATTATTCAATTCCAATCAAGGGCAATAAAAACCTGGGCAGTTCTGTAAATCCCCATAGGTTTGTAAATGGTTTTTAGATAACATGGAAGCAGAGCAGTGTGCCAGTCGTTGGCAATGAAGACAACTTCCTCTCCTGTATTaagaatttaagacaataaaatgCATGGTTTGAAATAGTTACTTCTCAACAGAGAAATTGAAAAtcccaattaaaattttgagaagaAGTACACACCATAGGGTCCTGAGAAATTTTTGTTGCTGTTCAAGTTCAGAACTCTTGGTGCCTCAAGAGCAGCCTGCAAGTATTAGAGGAAAAAATGAACAACCATTTACTAGCTACACAAAGTAAACCAGCAGTAGAAGCAGCAGTCATGGCAATAAAAGATCTCATTTTTAAGAAGAAACACCATTCTCTAGGAAAAGAAACAACATTCTGTTTCATGCAATTTAGGGGAAAAAGGAAAGGCACATGAAATTATATGCAAGAAAAAGGAATGAATGCTAGACTTACTAGGCATAACAAGCTAAATCGCAGTTGGTTGTCCTTGTAATCCAACCCTGCTCTTGGGCCATAGATTTTAGATCCAGTTTTTCCCcatatctaaaaattaaaaacaattttggTAT carries:
- the LOC110670417 gene encoding granule-bound starch synthase 1, chloroplastic/amyloplastic, which gives rise to MANVTAAHFVSRSSHLSIYPSETMAISGQIGFRSQSMTHNGLRSLNKTDKLLMRIKSKAEKKVSATENGRPSGKIICGLGMNLVFVGAEVAPWSKTGGLGDVLGGLPPAMAARGHRVMTVSPRYDQYKDAWDTSVLVEIHVGDRIETVRFFHCYKRGVDRVFVDHPVFLEKIWGKTGSKIYGPRAGLDYKDNQLRFSLLCLAALEAPRVLNLNSNKNFSGPYGEEVVFIANDWHTALLPCYLKTIYKPMGIYRTAQVAFCIHNVAYQGRFAFSDFPLLNLPDKFKSSFDFIDGYDKPIRGRKINWMKAGILESDRVLTVSPYYAQELISGVERGVELDNIVRRTGISGIVNGMDVQEWNPAADKYIGINYDATTVMDAKPLLKEALQAEVGLPVGRDIPLIGFIGRLEEQKGSDILVAAISQLVKHNVQIVILGTGKKSFEKQIEQLEVLYPDKARGVAKFNVPLAHMIIAGADFMLIPSRFEPCGLIQLHAMRYGTVPIVASTGGLVDTVKEGYTGFHMGAFHPECDRVDPEDVAAVVKTVARALATYATAALREVILNCMAQDLSWKGPARLWEKMLLSLEVAGSDPGIEGEEIVPLAKENVATP